One window of the Allorhizobium ampelinum S4 genome contains the following:
- the grxD gene encoding Grx4 family monothiol glutaredoxin has translation MSGVNEFIDNAVKSNDVVLFMKGTPQFPQCGFSGQVVQMLDYLGIDYKGINVLADQEIREGIKTYSNWPTIPQLYVKGEFIGGCDIVREMFQAGELQSHLEEKGIAVRGAA, from the coding sequence ATGAGCGGTGTAAACGAATTCATTGATAATGCTGTAAAAAGCAATGATGTCGTGCTTTTCATGAAGGGCACGCCCCAGTTTCCGCAATGCGGATTTTCGGGCCAGGTCGTACAGATGCTCGATTATCTCGGCATCGACTACAAGGGCATCAATGTGCTCGCCGACCAGGAAATTCGCGAAGGCATCAAGACCTATTCCAACTGGCCGACCATTCCGCAGCTTTATGTGAAGGGCGAATTCATCGGCGGATGCGATATCGTCCGGGAAATGTTCCAGGCCGGTGAGTTGCAGTCTCACCTCGAGGAAAAGGGCATTGCCGTTCGCGGCGCCGCCTGA
- a CDS encoding BolA/IbaG family iron-sulfur metabolism protein — MAMKPGDIEDMIKAGIPGAKVVIRDLAGDGDHYAAEVVAEAFRGKSRVQQHQMVYDALKGNMGGVLHALALQTSIPEA; from the coding sequence ATGGCTATGAAGCCCGGCGATATCGAAGACATGATCAAAGCGGGTATTCCCGGCGCCAAGGTCGTCATCCGCGATCTGGCGGGCGATGGCGATCACTATGCCGCTGAAGTCGTTGCCGAAGCCTTTCGCGGCAAGTCGCGCGTACAGCAGCACCAGATGGTCTACGATGCCCTGAAAGGCAATATGGGCGGGGTGCTGCATGCGCTCGCCCTGCAAACCTCCATCCCCGAAGCCTGA